CGGATGATCGATCCCGCCGAACGCGTCGAGTTCCTGCAGGAACATGCCGTGCACCTCGCCCGCGCGGTCCGGGAGCCGCAGGCGCCGCTGGCTCTACCGCCCGTGGACGACGCGCGCCAGCAGCAGGTGCTGCAGGTGGTGTCGTCGCTGCCGCCACGCGCCTCCGAGATCCTCGTCGTCAGCCACTATCTGGCCGTGTTCGGCCCCGAGCTGGCCGGCATCATGCGACTCTCGGTGCGCGGCTGCAACCAACGGCTCGAGATCGCCCTGGAGACGCTCCGTGCCCGCCTCGGGTCGGGGAAGGAGCGCCCTCTGGAGGCCCTGTCCCAGGAGCTCACCGCCGCCCTCCGCGCCGCCGCCCGCACCGTCCAGGCGCCGGGCACGGACACCCTGGCCGCTGAGCTCGCAGAGGTGGGGGACACCCAGGGGCGCAGGATCGGCTCGCGGCTGGCGACGCTGCTGCTGCTGGCTGCGGTCGTGCTCGGCCTGCTGCTAGCAGCGCTCACGCGTCCGGCCGTCACGCCCGCCGAGCCGGATCACTCCGCGTCCGCCAGGCCGACGGCGGAGGCGCCGCTGTCGATCGCCGCCGTGCTGCAGGACGTGCCCGTCTACTACGTGGGCCGGGCGGACGGCCGGCTGTTCCGGGAGCTGCGCGACCTCCCAGCGACGGGCTCCATGTCCGAGGCGGCGCTCGGGGCGCTCCTCAACGTTGCCCCCCTCGATCCCGAATACGAGTCGGCCTGGTCCCCGGGACAGGTGTTGAGCGTCGAGGTCGACGGTGACGCCGTCACCGTCGACCTGTCAGCCAACGCCTACGCCGAGATCCTGACGCCGCTCCGGGCACTGAGCGCACGCAGGCAGATGGTCTACACACTCGCGGAGCTGCTGGGGATCCCCGAGCCGCGGGTCTTCTTCCTCGCCGACGGAGGACCACCGCCGCCCGAGTTTCGGACGGGGGAGGGATTCGGCCGCGAGGGCAGCACCCCCCTCCCACAGTTGTGGATCACCGACCCGCAGAACCTCGACCAGGTGGCGGCGGGCCCTATCCTCATCACCGGTGTCGTCAAGCCAGGCCTCGGGAGTTGACCATCACCGTCACGGACACCGCGGCGGCGACCCAACAGCGCATCACCCCGCAGGTCTCCGAGAGCGTGAATGCGGACGGCTGGCGTGTGTGGACCGCCCGCGCGGAGCTGACGCCCGGCACCTACGACGTCAAGGCGACCGTGCAGCTGATCGAACCGGTCGGCGTCGTCACGGAGAACAAGGTCGTCGAGGTCTCCTGACGTCAGCGGGTGGCCACCCACCGGGCGAGGGCCGCCTGGAGCTTCACCGGGGCCAGCCGGGTGGCGAAGGCCATGAGCGCGTTGGCGGCGCCGTCGACGACATACGGCTGATGCCTGCCGAGACCCGCGAAGGTGGTCTCGACGACCTGTGCCGGCGTGCGGCGTTTCGCCATTTTCGTATCGTCGCCCGCCTCCGCGAAGAACGGGGTGTCCGTGGGGCCGGGGCAGATCGCGATGGCGCGCACACCCGTGTGGAACAGCTCCTCCCACAGCGCGATTGTCAGACGCAACACGTAGGCCTTGGTCGCGGCGTAGACGGCCATCGTGGGGATGGGCTGGAATGCAGCGGTCGACGCCACGTTGATGATGGCGCCGCGGCCGCGGCTGATCATGCCGGGGGTGACGGCCCGCGCCAGTTGGGTCAGCGCCACCATGTTCAGTTCCTTCTCCTGGAGCATGCGGGTCGGGTCTGCCTCGGCGAAGTCGCCGATGGTGGCGAAGCCCGCGTTGTTGATCAGGTAGCTGATGTCCATCCCGTGCAGGCGCTCGATGAGGGCGCCCCGTGCCTCGCGGTCGCTCAGGTCGACCGGCATCACCAGCGTCTCGACCCCGTGCTGTTCCTGCAGGCGGGCTGCCAGCTCCTCCATCGGGCCGGCTGTGCGTGCGGCGAGCACGACATTGACGCCCTCGCTGGCGACCTTCTCTGCGAAGGTGACACCCAGCCCGCTCGACGCTCCCGTGACCACTGCCCATGAGTTCTGCATGGGGCAACTCTAGGGCCCTTCCGACGCCCCCCGGTGAGCCCCCGTGCCCCCTGCGGGCACCGTGACACAATGACGCCATGCAGCACTTCGACCTGGCAGTGATCGGCTCCGGCACCGGCAACTCCCTCATCGACGAACGATTCTCCGAATGGAACGTGGCGCTGATCGAGCGCGACCCTGTCTTCGGCGGCACCTGCCTGAACCGGGGGTGCATCCCCACCAAGATGTTCGTGGTGCCCGCGGACCTGGC
The DNA window shown above is from Tessaracoccus defluvii and carries:
- a CDS encoding GerMN domain-containing protein, producing MASDDAPDWLVRIHEEHGAALHRLVVLLGAEEESGRIVRSALLALHRRGHRMIDPAERVEFLQEHAVHLARAVREPQAPLALPPVDDARQQQVLQVVSSLPPRASEILVVSHYLAVFGPELAGIMRLSVRGCNQRLEIALETLRARLGSGKERPLEALSQELTAALRAAARTVQAPGTDTLAAELAEVGDTQGRRIGSRLATLLLLAAVVLGLLLAALTRPAVTPAEPDHSASARPTAEAPLSIAAVLQDVPVYYVGRADGRLFRELRDLPATGSMSEAALGALLNVAPLDPEYESAWSPGQVLSVEVDGDAVTVDLSANAYAEILTPLRALSARRQMVYTLAELLGIPEPRVFFLADGGPPPPEFRTGEGFGREGSTPLPQLWITDPQNLDQVAAGPILITGVVKPGLGS
- a CDS encoding SDR family NAD(P)-dependent oxidoreductase, producing the protein MQNSWAVVTGASSGLGVTFAEKVASEGVNVVLAARTAGPMEELAARLQEQHGVETLVMPVDLSDREARGALIERLHGMDISYLINNAGFATIGDFAEADPTRMLQEKELNMVALTQLARAVTPGMISRGRGAIINVASTAAFQPIPTMAVYAATKAYVLRLTIALWEELFHTGVRAIAICPGPTDTPFFAEAGDDTKMAKRRTPAQVVETTFAGLGRHQPYVVDGAANALMAFATRLAPVKLQAALARWVATR